TACACGGGAGAAATAAGCCCCGTCTTTCTAAAAGAAGTTGAATGCAGTTATGTTTTGGTCGGCCATTCCGAAAGACGCCATATTTTTGGTGAAACCGATGAATGGATCGGAAAAAAAGTATCGAGTGTTTTAAAACACGACATGAACCCTATTTTATGTGTGGGGGAAACACTTTTAGAACATGAAAAAAATAAAACGATGTCCATCATTACCCATCAGCTAACCAAGGGGCTCGAGCTTGTTTCAAAAGAAGAAGCTGTACACTTAACAATTGCCTATGAACCTGTGTGGGCCATTGGTACAGGGCATAATGCATCCCCAGAACAAGCTGAAGAGGTTCATGCACAGATTCGTGGATGGCTAGAAACCCGATTTGACAAAACAGTTGCAGCCAACATACGAATACTTTATGGGGGTTCAGTAAAATCGGACAACGCCAAAGATTTAACCAAACAACCCAATATAGATGGTCTTTTAGTGGGAGGGGCTTCCCTAACGGTTGACTCTTTTTCCCAAATTGTTAATGATTCTTGAGTTGTGCGGAAGTGCGGAAGTGCTGAGGTTGTTGTGAGTCTTTAAACATCCGCACTTCAGAACATCCGCACTTCAACACACAAATAAACTATGGAATTCTTACAAACAATCGAACCTGTTATTTTAGTCGTTCACTATCTTATTAGTATTTTTTTGATTATCGTCATTTTACTGCAAGCTGGAAAAGGGGGCGATATGGGCTCCGCTTTTGGAGCAGGCGGTTCCCAGTCTCTCTTTGGAGTCAAAGGGGCCTCAACCCTTCTTTCCAAAACAACAACAGTGGCAGCTTTCTTTTTTTTGATTACGTCCCTCTCGTTATCAAGCATCAAACGCAATGACATGACTTCACTGGGCGGTTCTGTTCTTGACAAAATGGAAGAAAAAAAGGAAGAAGCCCCTCCGATCGCGCCGGAAAATAAAGAGGTGCCACCGGTCCCCGCGAATTAATTTAAGAAAGAGTTCTTTGAAAGGTTGATGAGAATGCTCCAGCTGCAAGGCGACGAGGAGGCCACTCCCTGCACGTACCCCAAGGTACGTCGCAGGAAGCAGTTTACTGTGGTAACGCCGCAGATGGGGCATTCTCATCAACCGTGGATGAATGCCCAGGTGGTGGAATTGGTATACACGTGCGTTTAAGGGGCGCATGCCGCAAGGCTTGCGGGTTCGAGTCCCGCCCTGGGCACAAAAATTGGGCGCCAGCCCAATTTTTCCCGAAGAACGAAGAACGTCAACGAATTTCGATTGCCTTGCCCTTCATTAATGAGGATGGCGCCCAATTTTCGTTCACGTTCTTCGTAATTCGTTCTTCGTTATGGAAACAACCCTCTCCCTCATTCAAATGTCCTGCTCCGAAAACGTTCAGGAAAATTTGAACAAAGCCCTTTTAAAAATTAAAGAAGCGGCAAATCTTGGAGCCCAAATCGTCTGCCTCTCCGAACTTTTCAAAAGCCAATATTTTTGCCAAACCAATGACAAAAAGTTTTTCGATCTAGCAGAACCCATTCCTTCCAAAACAACCGACATCTTAAGTCAAACAGCCAAAGAAAATAAAATTGTGTTGGTGTCCAGCCTCTATGAAGTAACGAAGGAAAAAGAATATTACAACACCGCTGTCGTGTTTGATGCGGATGGGATTCTGCTGGGTAAATACCGAAAAAATCACATCCCGGATGATCTCCCCAACCATTACTCGGAGCTCTATTATTTCAAACCGGGTGATTTAGGGTACCCTGTGTTCCATACAAAATATGGAACCATCGGTGTCCTTGTCTGCTGGGATCAATGGTACCCTGAAGCCGCACGGGCCCTGGCCAACCAGGGAGCGCAAATTATTTTCTACCCCACAGCCATTGGCTGGCCCCGGCAGGAACGCGAACAAGACATTGGAAAAAATGAATTCAGCGCCTGGCAGACCATTCAATGTTCCCACGCCATTGCCAATGGCGTTTTTGTGGCCGCATGCAATCGCACGGGCAAGGAAGATCATCTGGATTTTTGGGGAGGCTCTTTTGTGTGTGACCCAATGGGCGTACTCCTTAAGCAGGCTTCCCATCACAACGAGGAAATTCTCACCCAGACGGTTGATCTTTCCCGAATTAACAAAGTAAGAAAAGATTGGCCGTTTTTGGATTACAGACGGAAGGATTTGTATCATCAATTGTAAATATCCCCTCTCCCTTGAGGGGAGAGGGTTAGAGAGAGGGTGATCTCGGGGCCACCCTCCCTCTAACTCCCTCCCCTCAAGGGAGGGAGGATTTGCCCCATGCCCCCCACCCCCTCCCAACTTGAATATAGAATGCCCGCCGAATGGGAACTCCACTCTGCCACATGGCTTGCATGGCCCCATAATAAGTCTTCATGGCCTGGAAAAATTGAACTTATTCCTGATGTCTATGTACAAATGGTTAAAGCCCTTCACGAAGGGGAAGATGTTCATATTAATGTGAATGATCAGGCCATGGAAAATAAGGTGCATGAAAAACTGTTCCGTTCAGGATGCAACATGAAACATGTTTTCCTGCATCAGTTTCCCAACAATGACGCCTGGATCAGAGACCATGGCCCCATTTTTGTCACACGCTCCCTTCAAAATAAAAAAGAGCTTGCCGTCACCGATTGGGATTTCAACAAATGGGGAGGAAAATATCCTCCATGGGATTTAGACAACATCGTTCCTGAAAAAATAGCCAAATATCTTGGTGTGCCTGCTTTTCGCTCACGCATGATCCTTGAGGGTGGCTCCATTGATGTCAATGGAAATGGATATTTGCTCACGACCGAATCCTGTCTTTTAAATAAAAACCGCAATCCCGGCATGACAAAACCGGAAATTGAAGAACAACTAAAACAATATCTGGGAGTCTCTCATATTTTGTGGTTGGGGGATGGCATCATAGGGGATGATACCGATGGACATGTGGATGACCTTTCCCGCTTTGTCAACACCAATACCATCCTCACCGTGGTTGAGGAAGACCCCAGGGATGAAAACTACAAGGTCCTTCAAGACAACCTGAAGCGTTTATCCAGCATGAAAGATCAAGACGGAAAAGCCTTCAATATTATTCCCCTTCCCATGCCCGGCCCCGTTGTTTATCAGGGCGAACGACTACCGGCCAGTTACGCCAATTTTTACATTGCCAACAAAGTCGTGCTAGTCCCCACTTTCAAAAATCTTAACGACAAAAAAGCCCTGGAAACCCTTCAAAACCTCTTTTCCACACGAAAAGTGGTTGGAATTAATGCAACAGATCTTATCTGGGGATTGGGAGCTTTTCATTGTCTCACACAGCAACAACCGGCGGTGTAATTTTACGGCAATACCTGTCCCAGCTTGGCCCATGAAAGAGCATAAATGGTTTGCCCCTAATAATAATGCCCACCCACCCATTGTGAAAACAGGTTACAGACAAGGTGAAACAAGACAGGGGCTGTGATGGTTCCTCTTTTCTCAAAGAGCCAGCCAAAGGCTAATGCTGGGAAAAAAATAAAAATATGCCACCACTGGAAAGTGAGGATGCTGTGCGACACTGCAAAAACAAGAGAGCTTATTAAAAGAGCGGGCCCCACTTTTACACCCAACCATTTCCATTTTTTGCCAAAATAGGAATTAAGCCGGTTCTGCATATATCCCCTGAAGAAAAACTCTTCCGGAAGGGCCACCAGGGTTAATTGGGCAAAAATAAGCTTCCCCCATCCGGTATAATTTTCCCAATGAAAGGAATGCCCCAGAATGAGTTGATAAAAATGGTTTCCGACAAAAATAAAAGGGAACAAAACCAGTGAAAAGACAAAAAAATAAATCAAAGAGGCCCACAAATCTGAAACCGAATTATCAATGAAATTGATTCTTTCATGTTTTTTGAATGAAAGGGCCAGGGGGGCATACAACAAACCAACGGCCATAATCAGGGAAGTATTCTCATCGATCCAGGAAATACCCTGAAACAAAAAAAGAATTTTAAAAACAAGGATAAGAACACCCCAAACAAGAAAAGCCTCGCGCACGATTTTTGTATTTTCGTTTAAACCGGACATATTGGCCCTTCGTAGGGACGGGTAGCGCAACCGCCCTTATAAAGCTGTGATCTTATACTTTTTCTGCCAGACAAAATAAAAAATACTGCAAACAGCAATGATAACGATCCCTGTAACTTGCGAAGTGGAGATAAGCCCATCCAAATAAACCCCGCGATCAGCATCCCCTCGCAAACATTCAATAAAAAACCTGAAAAAAGCGTACATCATCAGGAAAAGCAGGAAAATTTGTCCCTTGAATTTTCGTCGTGGATAAAACCATTGTAGAAAGAAAAAGATGAACGCCGCATTGGCCATGTCATAGAGTTGGGTCGCATGCAACTTAACACCCGGAAAATCGCTCCCCGCATCGGAGGCCGGGTCTGTAAATGAAAGATGGAGCCAGAAATGGGTGGGCTTTCCATAGCAACATCCCGCACCCAAACATCCAACACGCACAAAAAAGATGATGAAGGGACAAGCCGTGGCCACAAAATCAGCGTAGTCCAACAGAGGTAATTTTTTCACAAAAACATAAAGCAGGGTGCTGGCCATAATGCCGATAAAAGCCCCGTACCCCACAAAACCACCCTGCCATACGTAAAACACACGAATGGGATCTTCCCAGTAATAGGATGGCGCCTCAACAAAAACATGGAAAAGGCGTGCGCCAATGATTCCTCCCAAGGTGCCAAAAAGGGAAATGTCCAAAACGGCAATTTGGGAAAATCCCTTTTTAGGGGCCTGCCAATACAAAAAAAATGTGGCTACAACGGAAGCCACCATGACCATGAAAAAGAAGGTAGGAAGTACCCAGGGGTCGTGATTGATGATGAAGGGAAACATAGCAAGATAGCAGAACATGGTGAGCTAAGTCGAACCATGTAGATGCAAGCCTTGGTTCGATCACCGCGTAGCGGGATTCCGTGTACGGAACGGGGTTCACCATTTCCTACTCTATGTCCGGGGCACGCCAATCGGCGAACTTGTGTTCTTTGGTCACTTTGAGTTCCTTCCGCTGATGTTTGGCCATTTGAAACAACAACCAAAGCACGCCACAGGTAATGGCCACATCGGCCACATTAAAAGCCGGCCATGAAAGTTCAAAGCTTAGTGGATAGCCGAATATTTCCCACTGAACATATCTGTTGTACCAATGGAATGAAAGATAATCGACGACAGACCCCCTAAAGATACGGTCAGATAAATTTCCCACGGCGCCCCCAAAAATAAGGGCAATGGGATAGGGTGCCACTTTTTCTTCAGCAGGAATTTGCTTTAAGAAATGAACCAGGAAACCAATGGCCGCAACAAACAACACATAAAAAAAGATATCGCGATAACTTGAGTCCCATGCTGCCAAAAGGCCAAAAGCACCTCCCGTGTTGCGCACATGGATCAAGTCGAAAAAATTGTTTAAGACAACAATATGATCCCCATAGGCAATTTTTTGGACAACAAGATGTTTGGTGAGTTGATCGAGCAAATAAACAGGCAAAGCCACTAAAAAAAGAATAAGGATTCGTTTTTTCATGAAACAACTCCCTCACATCGCTGGCACAAACCAGGATGCTTTGGCGATTGTCCCACATAGAGAGAATAATTCCAACAACGTTCACATTTTTTCCCCAAAGCCGGCATAACGCTTACGGTTAATGATGGGACAAGACTGCTTTTAAACTGATAGCCCGAAACATTTTCAACAACCTCAACCTGGGACGTAATACAAATCTGGCTCCATTGATCTTGGTATTCTTTTAAAAACTCAAGGGTTTCTCCTTCGGCTGACAAAACAACTTTAGCGTCTAGCGAGTGCCCTATTTCCTTCTTTTTACGCGTTTCTTCCAAGGCCTTTAAAATCTCGTCCCTTATCGTGAGAACACGGCTCCAACGGGCTTCAAGATTTTTATCTTTGATATTTTCGCCAAGCCGTGGCCAGGAAGCAAAAAACACGGATGAAGTCTTCTGTGCACTGACCGGCAAAAAAGACCAGACTTCTTCTGCCGTAAAAGAAAGGATGGGAGCCATGAGTGGAAGAACCGCCATTAAAATATCAAATAAATTTGACTGTGCCGAACGACGTAAAAAACCGGAGGCTTTTTCGCAATAGAGCCGGTCTTTCAAAATGTCGAGATACACGGCAGAAAGCTCAACGGTAAAAAACTTGTTCAATGTGTGATGCACGCCGTGAAATTCATAATTTTGATAGGCCTTCTCAATTTTAGCCACTGTATCAAAAAGAAATCCCATGGCATAACGATCAAGTTCTGTTCTCTTCTCAAACGGAACTAAATCCTTTTCAGGATTAAAATCGTACAAATTTCCCAGCATGAAACGGCACGTATTCCTGATTTTGCGATAAATTTCAGCCAAGACTTTGATGATTTCATCCGAGACACGAATGTCATTTCGGTAATCTTCGGCCCCTACCCACAAACGCAGAAGTTCTGCCCCCAATTCATTCAAAACTTTTTCCGGAGGAACATAATTCTTGGCTGATTTGGAGTACTTCTTCCCCTGTCCATCCACCACAAAACCATGAGTGAGTACGGCCTTGTAAGGGGCCCTGTCACGGGAGGCAAGGCTGGTTAAAAGAGATGAATGAAACCATCCCCGATGCTGATCAGAACCTTCAAGATATAAATCGGCAGGGCTTCCAAGCTCAGGGCGACGCTCCAAAACAGCGGCATGCGAAACACCGGAATCAAACCACACATCCAAAATACTTGCGTCTTTGATAAATTCCCTGGAACCGCATTTGCAGACTGTATTTTCAGGAAGAAGGGGTTTAAAATCCTTCCACCAGGCATCTGCCCCTTCCTTTTCAAAAATCGAACAAATAGAGTCACCAATTTTCTGGTTCAACAAAGGAGTTTGGCACTGGGCACAATGGTGAACAATGATGGGCACTCCCCAGACACGCTGCCGCGAAAGACACCAGTCCGGCCTGTTTTCGATCATCCCAAAAATACGATCGTGCCCCCATTGGGGGATCCACTTGACATCCCCATTGATGCAGCGAAGTGCTTTTTTGCGCAAATCACTGTGCTCAAGGGATAAAAACCACTGCTTGGTGGCCCGGAAAATGACGGGTTTCTTGCAACGCCAGCAATGGGGAAAACTGTGATTTAATGTTTGGGTCGGTGCATTTAAGAGGATTTTCTTTTCATGTAAAAAATGAACAATGACGCCATTGGCCTCTTTAACCTTCACCCCTTCCCATTGTTTTACTTCATCAAAAACAGCTTCGGCCATCGAATCTTTCAAAAACCGTCCGGCTTCATCCACGGGGCACAAGGTTTCCAACTTGTTTTTTTGACCGATTTCATAATCTTCCTGACCATGGCCTGGAGCGATATGGACAAGCCCCGTACCCGTTTCAAGAGTCACGTGATGCCCCAACACGACAGGAGAAATTCTTTTAATAAAGGGATGACGGTATTCAAGTTTTAATTGGGCCAAACTTGATCCCAAAAAAACTTTTCTCTCAACAGCTTCTCCCTTAAACCCGATAGCCTCAAGAAAAGCATCTTTTAAGGCGCGTGCCAGCAGGTAATGTTTGCCTTCAAGCTCAAGAAGAACATATTCGAATTTTTCTCCCACCGCCACGGCCACGTTGGCCGGCAAGGTCCAGGGAGTTGTTGTCCATATGACCAAAGAGGCATCTTCAACCTCTTCCGCTTCAAGTTTGAAGGCATCAGCCAGGGGAAACGCCACATAAATGGAGGGTGAAGTGATATTTTCGTATTCGACCTCCGCCTCTGCAAGGGCGGTCTGGCAGGAAACACACCAATACACCGGCTTTTTCCCCTGATAAATAAAACCCTTGGTATACAAACCTAAAAATTCGCGCGCGATATCGGCTTCGTATTGATTGGTGAGTGTGAGATAGGGATGATCCCAATCGCCAAAAATTCCAAGACGTTTAAAATCCTTTTTTTGATCTTCAATGAATCGATGCGCATAATTCCGGCAGGCTTCCCGTTTTTGTAACGGGGTTAGGCTGGCCCTGTCTTTGTTTTTTTCAGCAAGCTCCTTGATGGCTCCCAATTCGATGGGAAGCCCATGGCAATCCCAGCCCGGAACATAGGGGCTTACAAAGCCGGACATGTTTTTGTACTTAACAATGATGTCTTTCAAGATTTTATTGAGAATGTGACCAAAATGGATGTGCCCATTGGCGTAGGGAGGGCCATCATGCAAAATAAATTTTGGGTTCTTCTTGTTTTTTAACAGAAGCTTTTGATAGACATCCTGGTCTCCCCATTGCTTCAAAGTCAGGGGCTCGCGCTGGGGCAAGTTGGCCTTCATCGGAAATTCAGTCTGGGGCAAGTTAAGCGAATTTTTATAATCCATGGGTTCCTTTTTTTTCACATAATTTTTTTAAATGCAAATGTTTAGTCTGGGGGCTCGTGAGGATTGCTCNNNNNNNNACGTTCTCACAAGCGAGTTCCTCACGAGCAACGAGCAATCCTCACGAGCAACGCTCCCCACGAGTATTTGCTTTACAAGAAGCAGATGGGCTGTTAGGGGATTGGCTCTTTAAATGATGGAGGAAACGTGAAAACACAGATATCCAAATTGATCGAACTAGCCTTAAGCGATGAAGCCATTGATGCGCTTATCGAACAACGCGAAGAACTTCCCCGCATCATCAACGAACTGAAAAAAGAAATAGCCACAACCACATCCCTTCTTGAAAATCAGAGTGGGGCCATTGCCAAACTGGAACAACAGAAAAAACAGAAGGAACTCGATCTGCTTGAAAAAAACGACTGGATCCAATCACGCGAGTCCAAAACAAAGGAAATCAAGACAAACAAGGAATATCACGCGGCTCTCAAGGAAGTCACCCAGGCCAAAAAAAATGTAAACTCTCTTGAAGAAGAAATAAAATCACTTGCCGCCCAAATTGAAGAAGCAAAAACCAAAATCGCCGAAGTTGAAAAAACAGCCCTCGAATCAAAAGAACGTCTTGAAGCAGAAATTAACGAAAAAAACAACGAACTGAATAATCTTGAAAGCCAGATCGCCGAAAAACAGAATATCAAAGTTTCAACAGAACAAACGACTGAGGCACAAATTTTGAGCCGTTATAAAAGCATCAAGTCAAAGATAAGCCCGGCTCTCGCCAAGGCAGAAAACGGATTTTGCCTTGAATGTTACACCAAAATACCACCCCAGATTTACATTGAACTTCAACGGCTTGAAAAACTCATTGTCTGCCCCCGCTGTCATCGCCTTTTATATATCCCTGAATAAACGGTAGTAACCAGTCGCGCCGTGCCTGCCTCAGGCAGGACCTGTCACTACAATGTTCCTACCAACAAATCTTCTGGCTTCCCAGTCTATGTTCGTTTAAGATCCAACCTCATGAATCCACAAATTACATTTACCCTTTTCATCCTGGCGGGCATTGCTTTTATTTACCCTTTGGCTCCGCATTTTTTTGCACCCTATAAAAAGACCGTCACTCTTATCGGTATCAGCTTTATCCATATCGGTCTCTACGGAATCTTATGGAACACAATTCCCCTCTTTACCTTGCTGGCTGTAGTTTTACTTGAGCTTGGGCTTATTCTTTTTTTGGATCCCTTTGCCATCGTTTCTGAAAACAACAAACACCGCATCAATATACTTGCATTATTAGCCATTGTTGCCGGGGGTATTATTCTGCTTTCAAACATCGCCCTTTTCCCGCTTTGGCTGTGGCTGATCCCGGCAGCTCTCTTTGCCATTTCCAAAACCATGAGCGTACTCGATTCCAAAAGAAAGATTTTTTCCTTGTTAAGCATTTTATTGGCGGCCACCTATCTGGGCTATATTGGCTACAGTATATATAATGATGTGTTTCGCCCCAGTCCAAAGCCGGAACAAATCAAGCAAGCCCCCCTGGTTCCCGATAATATTCCCAATACGGATGAAAAAAAGATTCAACAACCCACCCCCCAACAAGGTCCTTTAACCAGTGCCATTTATGAAATTGACCAAAAAGTGCAGGCCCTTGAAGATGAAAACAAGAAATTAAAAGAAGAAAATCTGAAACTGCAGGAAGAAAATGCCCAACTTAAAAATCAGCTCAACATCACTTCAGGAAGCCTTAAGGAACAAACTCAGAAAATTGATGAGGTGAAAGAGGCGGCGGGGAAATTGTAGTCATCCAAACATCTTCAACGCTTTACCCAAAGCGGGATGTGTTTCGGCATATTTTTCCAAAGAAATCTTTTGTGAAATGGCTTCCCAGGCTTCATTAAGGCTCTTAGCACCCCCTTCCGGACCATCGGGATGATTAAAAACACCCCTTCCGGCAATAAAACCAAAATCTGTATGCCCGATTTTTTCAAAAAGTTTTGGCAATGTTCCGGCCCAATCACTTCCGCCTGGAATAGGAAGGGATGGCTTTATATTTCCCATGCTTTCAAGACAGGCTTCCATATTTTTTAACACCTGTTCATCGGTTGTTTGCATTCTCTCTCCAAAACCAGGCAAACCAATAATATCAGCACCTAGAAGACGTTGGAGTTTTGTTGTAACCACACCATCCATTCCAAAAAAAAGCACACGATCATAAAGGGCCATCCCGGTAAAATGGCTCATGATGGGAAGTTTGCAATGCCTGCGCACATGACGCAAGCCACTCATCCCCGTAAAAAAAGCATTCACCA
The sequence above is a segment of the Deltaproteobacteria bacterium GWA2_45_12 genome. Coding sequences within it:
- a CDS encoding triose-phosphate isomerase — protein: MRTLLIVANWKMNHTIEDSIKFITHLKKALLLGKKSDIVLCPSFTSLYPLAMALQESETPFIKLGAQNCHYENTGAYTGEISPVFLKEVECSYVLVGHSERRHIFGETDEWIGKKVSSVLKHDMNPILCVGETLLEHEKNKTMSIITHQLTKGLELVSKEEAVHLTIAYEPVWAIGTGHNASPEQAEEVHAQIRGWLETRFDKTVAANIRILYGGSVKSDNAKDLTKQPNIDGLLVGGASLTVDSFSQIVNDS
- a CDS encoding signal peptidase II, producing MKKRILILFLVALPVYLLDQLTKHLVVQKIAYGDHIVVLNNFFDLIHVRNTGGAFGLLAAWDSSYRDIFFYVLFVAAIGFLVHFLKQIPAEEKVAPYPIALIFGGAVGNLSDRIFRGSVVDYLSFHWYNRYVQWEIFGYPLSFELSWPAFNVADVAITCGVLWLLFQMAKHQRKELKVTKEHKFADWRAPDIE
- a CDS encoding preprotein translocase subunit SecG; translation: MEFLQTIEPVILVVHYLISIFLIIVILLQAGKGGDMGSAFGAGGSQSLFGVKGASTLLSKTTTVAAFFFLITSLSLSSIKRNDMTSLGGSVLDKMEEKKEEAPPIAPENKEVPPVPAN
- a CDS encoding agmatine deiminase, coding for MPPTPSQLEYRMPAEWELHSATWLAWPHNKSSWPGKIELIPDVYVQMVKALHEGEDVHINVNDQAMENKVHEKLFRSGCNMKHVFLHQFPNNDAWIRDHGPIFVTRSLQNKKELAVTDWDFNKWGGKYPPWDLDNIVPEKIAKYLGVPAFRSRMILEGGSIDVNGNGYLLTTESCLLNKNRNPGMTKPEIEEQLKQYLGVSHILWLGDGIIGDDTDGHVDDLSRFVNTNTILTVVEEDPRDENYKVLQDNLKRLSSMKDQDGKAFNIIPLPMPGPVVYQGERLPASYANFYIANKVVLVPTFKNLNDKKALETLQNLFSTRKVVGINATDLIWGLGAFHCLTQQQPAV
- a CDS encoding acyltransferase; its protein translation is METTLSLIQMSCSENVQENLNKALLKIKEAANLGAQIVCLSELFKSQYFCQTNDKKFFDLAEPIPSKTTDILSQTAKENKIVLVSSLYEVTKEKEYYNTAVVFDADGILLGKYRKNHIPDDLPNHYSELYYFKPGDLGYPVFHTKYGTIGVLVCWDQWYPEAARALANQGAQIIFYPTAIGWPRQEREQDIGKNEFSAWQTIQCSHAIANGVFVAACNRTGKEDHLDFWGGSFVCDPMGVLLKQASHHNEEILTQTVDLSRINKVRKDWPFLDYRRKDLYHQL
- a CDS encoding isoleucine--tRNA ligase yields the protein MDYKNSLNLPQTEFPMKANLPQREPLTLKQWGDQDVYQKLLLKNKKNPKFILHDGPPYANGHIHFGHILNKILKDIIVKYKNMSGFVSPYVPGWDCHGLPIELGAIKELAEKNKDRASLTPLQKREACRNYAHRFIEDQKKDFKRLGIFGDWDHPYLTLTNQYEADIAREFLGLYTKGFIYQGKKPVYWCVSCQTALAEAEVEYENITSPSIYVAFPLADAFKLEAEEVEDASLVIWTTTPWTLPANVAVAVGEKFEYVLLELEGKHYLLARALKDAFLEAIGFKGEAVERKVFLGSSLAQLKLEYRHPFIKRISPVVLGHHVTLETGTGLVHIAPGHGQEDYEIGQKNKLETLCPVDEAGRFLKDSMAEAVFDEVKQWEGVKVKEANGVIVHFLHEKKILLNAPTQTLNHSFPHCWRCKKPVIFRATKQWFLSLEHSDLRKKALRCINGDVKWIPQWGHDRIFGMIENRPDWCLSRQRVWGVPIIVHHCAQCQTPLLNQKIGDSICSIFEKEGADAWWKDFKPLLPENTVCKCGSREFIKDASILDVWFDSGVSHAAVLERRPELGSPADLYLEGSDQHRGWFHSSLLTSLASRDRAPYKAVLTHGFVVDGQGKKYSKSAKNYVPPEKVLNELGAELLRLWVGAEDYRNDIRVSDEIIKVLAEIYRKIRNTCRFMLGNLYDFNPEKDLVPFEKRTELDRYAMGFLFDTVAKIEKAYQNYEFHGVHHTLNKFFTVELSAVYLDILKDRLYCEKASGFLRRSAQSNLFDILMAVLPLMAPILSFTAEEVWSFLPVSAQKTSSVFFASWPRLGENIKDKNLEARWSRVLTIRDEILKALEETRKKKEIGHSLDAKVVLSAEGETLEFLKEYQDQWSQICITSQVEVVENVSGYQFKSSLVPSLTVSVMPALGKKCERCWNYSLYVGQSPKHPGLCQRCEGVVS